From [Chlorobium] sp. 445, the proteins below share one genomic window:
- the bshB1 gene encoding bacillithiol biosynthesis deacetylase BshB1 yields MSEYIYALAFGAHPDDIEIACSATMLKLRQEGKPVVACDLTEGEMGSRGTRTLRRKEAAEAAQHLGYTERINLNLGDTRFENSHENLLKVIRILRRYRPTVVFAPQPIERHPDHERAAKLITDACFYSGLIKIKTKDNGKIQERHRPKYLLYYLQDRFMLPSFIVDVSDTFEASRKAVMAFKSQFYDPNSKEPETHISRKEFLEALDARAKYFGELIGARYGEGFVYASILPVKHFSSVFC; encoded by the coding sequence ATGTCTGAGTACATTTATGCTTTAGCTTTTGGGGCACATCCTGATGATATTGAAATTGCTTGCTCGGCAACGATGCTTAAACTTCGCCAAGAAGGTAAGCCAGTCGTGGCGTGCGATTTGACAGAAGGTGAAATGGGGTCGCGTGGTACACGCACACTTCGGCGAAAAGAAGCTGCAGAGGCTGCACAGCATCTGGGCTACACGGAACGCATCAATCTGAATTTAGGCGACACTCGTTTCGAAAACTCGCACGAAAACCTGCTCAAAGTCATTCGTATCCTTCGCCGCTATCGACCAACGGTGGTCTTTGCACCCCAGCCTATCGAGCGCCATCCTGATCATGAACGCGCCGCTAAACTCATCACCGATGCCTGCTTCTACTCGGGTCTCATCAAAATCAAAACTAAGGACAACGGCAAAATCCAAGAGCGGCATCGACCGAAATACCTGCTGTACTATCTGCAAGATCGATTTATGTTGCCGAGTTTTATCGTGGATGTCTCCGATACATTTGAAGCCTCGCGCAAAGCCGTGATGGCATTTAAGTCGCAGTTTTATGATCCGAACTCCAAAGAGCCCGAGACACATATTTCACGCAAAGAATTTTTAGAAGCGCTGGACGCTCGCGCCAAGTACTTTGGTGAACTTATCGGTGCACGCTATGGCGAAGGATTTGTGTATGCCAGCATTCTGCCCGTAAAGCATTTCTCGAGCGTTTTTTGCTAA
- a CDS encoding phosphoglycerate dehydrogenase, translated as MKTLILDNIEKKCGEILRQEGFEVIEKQKLSKDELKSEIRDYEVVLVRSATKLTGDILECANKLKLIGRAGAGVDNIDLDAATRKGIIVMNTPGGNTISAAEHTCAMILAVARLLPQAHAELKQGIWDKKKWLGRELEGKTLAVVGLGKIGREVALRMQAFGMHIIAFDPMVSQEMASKLDIQLLPLEELWRKADFITIHTPYSEATRNLICAETLALMKPGVRIINCARGGIINEQDLAEAVASGKVAAAALDVFEVEPLLPDNPLLKLENVIVTPHIAASTVEAQEKVAIQIAQQIVEWKKTGALVGAVNATTVELAQKTEVKVHLALAEKLGAMCAQLLDGTPKSITITSYGDFLRKFSEAISAAALKGLLDEIQHREINYINVFAMASDLGLAVHHQHEKEHPDYQNLIVVEYETSEAKKRLGGVVLGAKDMRVVIYDHFICEFKPEGYILIYTNDDKPGVMARVGARLLRASINIANISLSRNEEKTKALTAICLDEAISPVTLKRISEVEGVYSPRLIKV; from the coding sequence ATGAAAACGCTCATTTTAGACAACATTGAAAAAAAATGTGGGGAAATTTTGCGTCAAGAAGGCTTTGAGGTCATAGAAAAGCAAAAGCTCTCCAAAGATGAACTTAAATCAGAAATTAGAGACTATGAGGTCGTGCTGGTCAGAAGTGCAACTAAACTGACAGGCGATATTTTAGAGTGCGCAAATAAACTCAAACTCATTGGCAGAGCTGGCGCGGGCGTCGATAATATCGACCTTGATGCTGCGACACGCAAAGGGATTATCGTGATGAATACGCCCGGCGGTAACACGATTTCAGCGGCGGAGCACACCTGCGCGATGATTTTAGCCGTAGCTCGCTTGCTGCCACAAGCACATGCCGAACTCAAGCAAGGCATTTGGGATAAAAAGAAGTGGCTCGGGCGCGAACTGGAAGGCAAGACACTGGCTGTAGTTGGGCTAGGCAAAATCGGACGTGAAGTCGCCTTGCGCATGCAAGCCTTCGGTATGCACATCATCGCATTTGACCCGATGGTCTCGCAGGAAATGGCAAGCAAGCTCGATATTCAACTCCTCCCGCTCGAAGAACTCTGGCGCAAAGCAGATTTTATCACAATCCACACCCCGTATAGTGAAGCCACACGTAACCTAATTTGCGCAGAGACCTTGGCACTGATGAAGCCAGGTGTGCGCATTATCAATTGTGCGCGCGGTGGTATTATCAATGAGCAAGATTTGGCAGAGGCTGTGGCATCAGGCAAAGTCGCTGCCGCAGCACTTGATGTGTTTGAAGTAGAGCCGCTCTTGCCTGATAACCCCTTGCTCAAACTTGAAAACGTGATTGTAACACCGCACATTGCTGCCTCAACCGTTGAAGCACAGGAAAAAGTGGCTATTCAGATTGCCCAGCAAATTGTAGAGTGGAAAAAGACAGGCGCACTGGTTGGCGCAGTAAATGCCACAACGGTTGAACTGGCACAAAAGACCGAAGTAAAAGTGCATCTGGCACTTGCAGAAAAACTGGGGGCAATGTGTGCACAACTCTTAGATGGCACGCCGAAATCCATAACGATTACAAGCTATGGCGACTTCCTGCGCAAGTTCTCTGAAGCCATTTCAGCAGCAGCTCTCAAAGGCTTACTCGATGAAATTCAACACCGAGAAATCAACTACATCAATGTCTTTGCAATGGCAAGCGACTTAGGGCTTGCTGTGCACCATCAACATGAAAAAGAGCATCCCGATTATCAAAACTTGATTGTGGTAGAGTATGAAACCAGTGAAGCTAAAAAGCGGCTTGGTGGTGTCGTGTTAGGTGCAAAGGATATGCGCGTGGTGATCTATGACCATTTTATCTGTGAATTCAAACCCGAGGGATACATTTTGATTTACACCAACGACGACAAGCCCGGCGTGATGGCGCGTGTTGGGGCACGGTTGCTGCGCGCAAGCATTAACATTGCGAATATCTCGCTCTCGCGTAACGAAGAAAAGACTAAAGCACTGACCGCAATCTGCCTCGATGAAGCCATCTCACCTGTAACCCTCAAACGCATCAGCGAAGTCGAAGGCGTCTATTCACCACGGCTAATTAAGGTGTGA